One region of Primulina tabacum isolate GXHZ01 chromosome 1, ASM2559414v2, whole genome shotgun sequence genomic DNA includes:
- the LOC142544060 gene encoding F-box/kelch-repeat protein At1g22040-like, producing the protein MGARLSLNNNKVSASDLFEVSQSEACKRLRRFDGFWDENPRLIPSLPDELSIQILAWLPRVWHFNAKLVSRRWKAALTSGELYKLRKELGATEEWLYILTKIDGTRLVWYALDPVSKIWQRLPLMPTVAAEDGTRWGLSGLRLWNMVNSSVVADAVKALFGKKDALDQIRFCGCAVGAVDGCLYVLGGFSRASAMKSIWRYDPVVNSWTEVAPMSTGRAYCKTGVLNNQLYVVGGVTRGRGGLTPLQSAEVFDPCSGTWSEVPSMPFSKAQVLPTAFLADLLKPIATGMTTYRGKLYVPQSLYCWPFFVDVGGEVYDPETNSWVEMPSGMGEGWPARQAGTKLSVIVEEELYALEPSSSLDSARIKVYDHQDDSWKIIEGDVPIRDLADSESPYLLAGFLGRLHVICKDANHSISVMQASRQNRLDPTPSTSRANLGESLQESSESVSGSWENIWKVIATTNAGSAELVSCQILDI; encoded by the coding sequence ATGGGAGCTAGATTGAGTCTTAATAATAACAAGGTGAGCGCCAGTGACCTCTTTGAGGTGTCCCAAAGTGAAGCATGTAAGAGATTACGAAGATTTGACGGTTTTTGGGACGAAAATCCACGTTTGATTCCTAGTCTACCCGATGAGTTATCAATTCAGATTCTCGCGTGGCTCCCTAGAGTTTGGCATTTCAATGCAAAGCTGGTTTCAAGACGCTGGAAAGCTGCTTTAACTAGCGGAGAACTTTATAAACTAAGAAAAGAACTTGGTGCAACTGAAGAATGGCTATACATATTGACTAAGATTGATGGTACTAGACTTGTATGGTATGCGCTGGACCCGGTCTCCAAGATATGGCAACGGTTGCCTCTAATGCCAACTGTTGCTGCTGAAGATGGAACGAGATGGGGCCTATCTGGTCTTCGATTGTGGAACATGGTCAATTCAAGCGTTGTTGCAGATGCCGTAAAGGCATTGTTTGGGAAGAAGGATGCATTGGACCAAATCCGTTTTTGTGGTTGTGCAGTCGGAGCTGTTGATGGCTGCCTATATGTTCTTGGTGGATTTTCTAGGGCTTCAGCCATGAAATCCATCTGGCGTTATGATCCTGTTGTAAATTCTTGGACTGAAGTGGCTCCCATGTCTACTGGCAGAGCTTATTGCAAGACCGGTGTCTTAAACAACCAACTTTATGTTGTTGGCGGAGTTACTCGGGGACGAGGTGGGCTTACTCCTCTTCAATCAGCAGAAGTTTTTGATCCGTGCTCTGGTACATGGTCCGAGGTACCTAGCATGCCGTTTTCAAAAGCTCAGGTGCTGCCAACCGCTTTTCTAGCTGATCTACTGAAACCTATTGCAACCGGGATGACCACGTATCGGGGGAAACTATACGTTCCTCAAAGTTTGTATTGTTGGCCGTTTTTTGTTGATGTTGGAGGAGAGGTCTATGATCCAGAGACAAATTCTTGGGTCGAAATGCCATCTGGCATGGGGGAGGGTTGGCCTGCCCGGCAAGCCGGAACCAAATTAAGTGTCATTGTTGAAGAGGAGTTATATGCATTGGAGCCATCTAGCTCTCTAGATAGTGCCAGGATCAAAGTGTATGATCATCAAGATGATTCTTGGAAAATAATTGAAGGGGATGTACCCATTCGCGATCTTGCTGATTCGGAATCCCCATATCTACTTGCGGGTTTTCTTGGAAGATTACACGTGATTTGTAAAGACGCAAATCATAGTATATCAGTGATGCAGGCCAGTAGGCAGAACCGGCTTGATCCCACTCCATCTACCTCAAGGGCTAATCTAGGTGAATCTTTGCAAGAGTCCTCAGAATCTGTTTCAGGATCATGGGAAAATATTTGGAAGGTCATTGCCACTACAAATGCTGGATCTGCAGAGCTAGTTAGTTGCCAGATCCTTGATATCTAG